The proteins below are encoded in one region of Pleuronectes platessa chromosome 12, fPlePla1.1, whole genome shotgun sequence:
- the LOC128453913 gene encoding transmembrane protein 229B: MENIKLSKRRTQGSCDQGSSVENESPAEQLGRVSSRPLSALVRLYVYALHGCLCEVAFTAVCDWCSTRDRKLAGHSSLWALPMYATAIYLMEGLRARLLAQRKPLPVRLMVYTLFIYLWELSWGAGLGLLGACPWDYSGYRYNLRGLVTLEYAVPWAVAAFIAEQHVIKNTLRIRLHN; encoded by the exons ATGGAGAATATAAAACTAAGTAAAAGGAGAACACAAGGTAGCTGCGACCAAG GGAGCAGTGTTGAAAATGAATCCCCAGCAGAACAACTTGGCCGCGTCTCCAGTCGTCCTCTCTCTGCCCTGGTCCGTCTCTATGTCTATGCGCTGCACGGCTGCCTATGTGAGGTGGCCTTCACTGCTGTGTGCGACTGGTGCAGCACCAGAGACAGGAAGCTGGCAGGTCACAGCAGCCTGTGGGCACTGCCCATGTACGCCACTGCAATCTACCTCATGGAGGGCCTGAGAGCGCGGCTGCTCGCTCAACGTAAGCCACTGCCTGTGCGTCTGATGGTCTACACCCTGTTCATCTACTTATGGGAGCTGAGCTGGGGAGCAGGGCTGGGGTTGCTGGGGGCCTGTCCCTGGGACTACTCAGGTTATAGGTACAACCTGAGAGGACTGGTGACTCTGGAGTACGCAGTGCCCTGGGCTGTGGCAGCTTTTATAGCAGAGCAGCATGTGATCAAGAACACTCTGCGGATAAGACTGCACAACTGA
- the LOC128453912 gene encoding 3-hydroxyanthranilate 3,4-dioxygenase — translation MSNSPLLVNVEKWIALNQNDFLPPVCNKLMHFLQLNIMFVGGPNSRKDYHIEEGEELFYQLKGDMCLKVIENGKHKDVHIREGEMFLLPARIPHSPQRQANTVGLVVERRRLLTETDCLRYHVENTTDILFEKWFYCQNLGTQLVPIIKEFFLTDQYKTGKPDSDEVFRQPPFQMNTMNVMSPFSFKDWLDKQRPSLASGRPVDMFGAQFETEAMVFGPGLTETTVPQSDVWIWQMEGSSKVTMNEQELTLTAGDSLLIPEQSQYQWQREDGTVALLVVQNPERKRP, via the exons ATGAGTAACAGTCCTCTTCTTGTGAATGTGGAAAAATGGATTGCACTGAACCAGAATGATTTTCTGCCGCCAGTGTGCAACAAGCTCAT GCACTTTCTTCAGCTGAATATCATGTTTGTCGGAGGTCCAAACAGCAGGAAGGATTATCACatagaagaaggagaggag TTGTTCTACCAGCTGAAGGGAGACATGTGTCTGAAAGTGATTGAAAACGGCAAACACAAGGATGTGCacatcagagagggagag ATGTTCCTGCTGCCGGCTCGGATACCCCACTCCCCACAGAGACAGGCCAACACTGTGGGGCTGGTGGTGGAGAGGAGACGACTGCTGACTGAGACTGACTGCTTGag GTACCATGTGGAAAACACCACTGACATCCTGTTTGAGAAATGGTTTTATTGTCAGAATCTTGGAACCCAACTGGTGCCAATAATCAAAGA ATTCTTTTTAACAGACCAGTACAAAACAGGAAAACCTGATTCGG ATGAAGTCTTCAGGCAGCCTCCCTTCCAGATGAACACCATGAACGTGATGTCGCCTTTCAGTTTCAAAGACTGGCTGGACAAGCAGAGGCCGTCGCTGGCCAGTGGCAGGCCCGTCGACATGTTTGGAGCTCAGTTTGAGACAGAG GCGATGGTGTTTGGACCTGGCCTGACAGAGACAACAGTACCACAGAGTGACGTGTGGATTTGGCAGATG gaAGGATCCTCTAAAGTGACCATGAATGAGCAGGAGTTAACTCTTACTGCAGGAGACAGTTTACTTATTCCTGAACAGAGCCA GTACCAGTGGCAGAGAGAGGACGGGACTGTTGCCCTGTTGGTGGTTCAAAACCCTGAGCGGAAGAGACCATGA
- the papolg gene encoding poly(A) polymerase gamma — protein sequence MKEVSSTMPGGQQQQPQKHYGITSAISLAPPRDIDHQYTKKLCDAMKPFGVFEDEEELNHRLAVLGKLNNFVKEWISEISELKNLPPSAISCVGGKIFTFGSYRLGVHTKGADIDALCVAPRHVERTDFFQSFFEKFKQHEEIKDLRAVEDAFVPVIKFKFDGIEIDLLFARLALQSIPDNLDLRGDSILRNLDIRCIRSLNGCRVTDEILYLVPNKENFRLTLRAIKLWAKRRGIYSNMLGFLGGVSWAMLVARTCQLYPNAVAATLVHKFFLVFSKWEWPNPVLLKQPEDSNLNLPVWDPRVNPSDRYHLMPIITPAYPQQNSTYNVSTSTRTIMSEEFKYGLSITDEILQGKAEWPKLFEPPNFFQKYKHYIVLTASASTEENHLEWIGLVESKIRVLVGNLERNEYITLAHVNPQSFPGSKENRNENDFVSMWFIGIIFKKVENAESVNIDLTYDIQSFTDTVYRQANNINMLKDGMKIEATHVKKKQLHQYLPPEVVQKKKRSMAELNRSSNGGSSKRISLDSSHLDSSRDTDSGTPFSSPPEKLSKPASDTDDSVSPPKQLFEEGSPAPSAAAAADDQGMSIPVIGSKPAGKAKPASPPASSSEDPNDASSPKEEPNGLDDSIIEAPANRPPSPTQEDLAKRPKDTEVVPVDDSIFKEPYPPSSDSNVHGDGADTTPLAGSKAKAIPTIDTSRTQRLPSMELPDASSPLPASNSCRVVKNSIKLALNRHNITPPKPPMFEGTLTPDAAPATEEKGMSIPVIGSKNVTSKHVVPPVGSSIPTLVSRGADPLNGAASKRPHSPSLEEQAKRLKETEKARIHIA from the exons ATGAAAGAGGTGTCGAG CACCATGCCTggtgggcagcagcagcagcctcagaaACACTATGGCATCACCTCTGCCATTAGCCTTGCACCTCCACGTGATATCGACCACCAGTACACCAAGAAACTCTGCGATGCCATGAAACCTTTTGGGGTatttgaagatgaagaggaattgaACCATAG ACTTGCAGTTCTTGGGAAGTTGAATAACTTTGTCAAAGAATGGATCTCAGAGATCAGTGAATTAAAG AATCTTCCACCATCAGCCATTAGCTGTGTTGGAGGCAAGATATTTACATTCGGTTCGTACCGTCTTGGAGTACATACAAAAG GAGCTGATATTGATGCCTTGTGTGTGGCTCCACGTCATGTAGAGAGAACTGACTTTTTCCAGTCTTTTTTTGAGAAATTTAAACAGCATGAAGAAATCAAAGACTTGAGG GCTGTCGAGGATGCTTTTGTACCAGTGATAAAGTTCAAATTTGATGGAATAGAG ATTGACCTGCTCTTTGCCAGACTGGCCTTGCAGTCCATTCCAGACAACCTGGACCTAAGGGGAGACTCCATCCTGAGAAACTTGGACATTAGGTGTATTCGCAGCCTTAATG GCTGTAGAGTGACAGATGAAATTTTGTACCTGGTGCCAAACAAAGAAAACTTCAGGCTGACATTGAGAGCCATCAAACTGTGGGCGAAAC GTCGTGGGATCTACTCCAACATGTTGGGGTTTCTGGGTGGAGTGTCGTGGGCCATGCTGGTTGCCAGGACCTGTCAGCTCTACCCTAACGCTGTAGCCGCCACGCTCGTGCACAAGTTCTTCTTGGTTTTCTCAAAATG GGAGTGGCCAAATCCTGTTCTACTGAAACAGCCTGAGGACAGTAACCTGAATTTACCTGTGTGGGATCCCAGA GTGAACCCGTCTGACAGATACCACTTGATGCCCATCATCACGCCTGCCTATCCCCAGCAGAACTCCACGTACAATGTGTCCACGTCAACACGCACCATCATGAGCGAGGAGTTCAAATACG GCCTAAGCATCACAGATGAGATTCTTCAGGGAAAAGCAGAATGGCCTAAACTCTTCGAGCCCCCCAACTTTTTCCAGAAATACAA GCATTATATAGTTCTGACTGCCAGTGCATCCACAGAAGAAAACCACTTAGAATG GATCGGTCTGGTTGAGTCAAAGATCCGTGTTCTGGTTGGAAACCTGGAGAGGAACGAGTACATCACCTTGGCTCACGTCAACCCACAGTCCTTCCCCGGGTCCAAAGAGAACCGCAACGA GAACGACTTTGTATCCATGTGGTTCATCGGGATTATTTTCAAGAAAGTGGAGAATGCAGAGAGTGTGAACATTGACCTGACGTACGACATCCAGTCCTTCACAGACACTG TGTACAGACAAGCCAACAACATCAACATGCTGAAGGACGGGATGAAGATTGAAGCCACACATGTAAAGAAGAAACAGCTCCATCAGTATCTTCCTCCTGAAGtggtgcagaagaagaagagg AGCATGGCAGAGTTGAACCGCAGCTCTAACGGTGGGAGCTCGAAGCGCATCTCTCTGGACAGCAGTCATCTGGACAGCTCCAGAGACACAGACTCAGGGACTCCCTTCAGCTCCCCACCCGAAAAACTCTCCAAACCTGCATCCGACACTGATGACAG TGTCAGCCCTCCCAAGCAGCTTTTTGAGGAAGGCTCTCCAGCACCCAGTGCCGCAGCAGCTGCTGATGACCAGGGCATGTCTATCCCTGTCATTGGCTCAA AGCCTGCGGGTAAAGCGAAGCCTGCCTCCCCACCAGCCAGCAGCAGTGAGGACCCCAACGACGCCAGCAGCCCCAAAGAGGAGCCCAATGGGCTGGACGACTCCATCATTGAAGCTCCTGCCAATAGACCACCATCGCCTACACAAGAGGACCTGGCCAAGAGGCCAAAAGACACCGAG GTGGTGCCTGTTGATGACTCTATATTTAAGGAGCCATATCCACCATCCTCTGACTCCAATGTACATGGAGATGGAGCCGATACT ACTCCACTGGCTGGATCTAAGGCTAAGGCCATTCCAACCATTGATACCTCAAGAACACAG AGACTTCCCAGCATGGAGCTGCCAGACGCCTCCTCGCCCCTCCCAGCCAGCAACAGTTGTCGTGTCGTGAAGAATTCAATTAAATTGGCCCTCAACCGCCACAA CATCACACCTCCTAAGCCCCCAATGTTTGAGGGCACCCTCACCCCTGACGCTGCTCCTGCCACGGAAGAGAAAGGCATGTCCATTCCTGTCATTGGCTCGA AAAATGTGACCTCAAAACACGTGGTGCCCCCTGTAGGCAGCTCCATCCCTACATTagtgagcagaggagcagaccCACTAAACGGTGCAGCCTCCAAGAGACCCCACTCCCCCTCCCTGGAGGAGCAGGCCAAGAGGCTGAAAGAAACCGAGAAGGCCAGAATCCACATCGCTTGA